The window gcatcgtgtcctatacgcttcgggtataggatcgattgcaaatgctataatatttgaccagtctaaaatttttccaaatgtctagcgcatttagagggaaaaggacaagaatcgtttttgactaagataattaaacaactatcaaaggacattccaaagttcgccgaggattggtcgcttgtgagtagttggaagcatgatattggatggaccatatcgacattattatgaatagaaagattctattaagaatgagttgtcatatgaaaaaatatggaaacgtctccatattgggaattgaatattgaaaacccatgtctagattagaaacttttatgcaaaaggatgttcaaaggaatgtactttgagtgagagaaatcacatctaaggaattgtcttgtaacaatctccgatagaggactttgtaatatcattgacaatagtcattgtgacttttgtgctatgacattacgaaaggatcattgcataaaatgttagaatctagcatattccataagtagcaagaatttgatattctttcacttgtgaaaaggattaggagttgtgaaatatgattggaaatgtgttcgtttgatctatttcacaaagtaagaaccataggtaaacattgtgtgcatgttaggagcatgggacaagtgtaatattaattcaagtaagaagttgattacccgaaacaacaaataatgagtaatcgatatggtgataaataaaaggtgttttatttttactcaaaggtttgaggccatatgggattagtattatccttgtgtttcactttgcatgttttgacttcctgaataatttaattggtttagaacagtcaaattattcaaacgggccacagtcgttcatatgttggaagtaggtatgaataaagactgtcgtgaattggtgtgtggattgtctaaagagtattaaacataagcaaatgtttgttgcaacgttcatgagtgcttatgaatatgatttgagcattggattaaacccacactcacttggatcactccatgaattgtatcacgagtgattggtgagacgataacatcttatattcttgaaaccgagatgtgtgagttgtatattgcaaatcggttgcacattgataatatgtaaacgcaccagtaacttggtgttataaaacatattgttgtgtgtgattcggtgagtaagtacaagcgagcattgaatcaaagtttatccgttccttttatccaaagtaggataaaagcgatatctttgggcccctcgatgatttagtgatgacaaacgtaaatgctcggccgggctagggctaatttgatttgttcaattagtcagtcgtcataaatcggaagtcgagaaatagtacagagagaatgattagaaatcatgtcttacgatatcaagaatggaggaatatatgatcccttatctaaaggacacgcgtatctgataggatcagagttgacagcggctttggaaagctacgattgcagatcaggatctgaagtcatacgcagaatagttattagacttatccaagtgggagactattggattagtgtctaagtccataactattttggtatgtacttgacccgatggtacatggtccttttgggttgccttcaccaaagcaacttgataggatgaattatggagagaaaggattaaatatgatttattaatatattatgggaataatatattaaaggagaaatcatattgtttaattaatattagttaagaattaataaaaattaagtttgtgactaaaagagattaattaaacttaagggactggaattgtaattataagataattgcaattgggctatggattgccttatattataaggttggacgaagggaaacccattggaaatcgtccaaggcctttaaggaaaggagtccatgggttgcttagggcttaagcattcaaattagggtttccttgttagaaaaccctaatagcctcactatatatagaacccttatgctccaaaaataTGGTGAActagtttttagggtttccacacatttttgagagcctccttctcttctcctcttcatcctcttgctcttggtgtttgtgaaccattagaggagtgacatttgtgactctaagctttctaaagtcaatacaagaaggatttgagattgttattgctacataacaatcaaggtatgatctaaaccctaattatatgttatattgattatcatatgctagatctagggtttatagtcttggataaattgcatgtacaatagagaaacctagatccaagcattaggatttgtatgagcacataggatgttcttatgactaaaacccatcaatttgttacttatgatttgattatgcattgattgtacgaaaacgcattggtaactcgatgttataaaacgtgctcttgtgtataattcaatgaatggtagaacaaacatatgagtcgaagtttatatgttccttcttggattagaatcTGATAtctgggctcctcgatgattttgttttgacctatgtaccggaccCGGTtaaaactaagttgatgtgttcaattaagttctttgtcaaacaaatcggaaatcgggaaacaaactgctggacaataagtaagacattgttccatgtatttgtctgactGATATctcgaacagaggattatatgatcacttattttatatggcgtatcatcatcttctcagtttcgagagaccttgaaagagctacgattgccgatcggttcctgaagtattgcagttatagctattagacttattcaagtgggagactgttggataaggtgtctaagtccataactatttatggtatatacttgacccgacccggtatggtccatttgggttgcatggaaccatgcaattggatagactaaatgagagaaataacacttgtggtttattaatatattataagttctaatatattaatagtattatttaattagtttaatcaagaattaatttagaattaattaagtgatcaaaagataactaattaaatatatgggttgattatgtaaatcattcataacttgtatagtgggctaagaggctccatgaattatcaagttgggttccacccataggatgctccatgggagttacaaacccatgggtcatggaaatgaagagtcatgacacattagggtttacatagtgtaaccctagatgtgtcaacactatataaagaacatgttctccaccaaaattagctacacataagaaacaagagggctaggccgattttagaagtgtgtattctctctaaagtcattccaaaagcatttggtgttgtgtgaagtatttgagacatcacacttggggtgctaggctcacaaggtttcaaggatcataagcaacaacaaggtaagttattctatctttcattcaagttaaaaattgttccccatgtatgctagataggaatataaccttgaaattcaactttgcatgataattagacaaacatagatcaaaggttattagggttgcatgtacacttaggaagtgttagaatgctcaaaaatccATCACTAAGATGGTATTTTGAGTTCACAAGTGGTAGagataaatatttaataaacaattatTTTAATGGATtagtaattaataattaataaataataaataaatgaaaaaaataaataagggCAAACGGTCTTTTTATGTCCGGATGGATGAAATGTGCAGGATTTAAACAAACGATGTACGACCCGAGTTTATTTTTGAAAGTAGAAACTAACATGTTTTTTAGGACTTACATAAGAGATgagtcgtgtaatttactcttatatttATGTATCCgtattgacatttgatgatgtaACTTGTATGTTTTCCTTATGTATTAGTCGTACATCTTAGTATTATTACAAatttaaaagatttttttatGTAGTCTAATATAAAAAAAGATTTTCTTAGAATGAcgaataaaattatataaataatcgACCCAATCTAACAAGGCACTAGGCGGGACAAAAACTAACAAGAGTTAAAacataaattacaaaaataaaaaggGGAAAACAACCCGGTGCATCCATTTGATATATCTTTTACTCCCTGTGCTTACACCAAAGAAACACCATAACAATAATATTATCGGTGATCTTGGTGAGGGAAGAATAAATGTTCTGAAAATGCTTTCCATATCTaccataacatgccataacaaatagtcaaaaacattttttttttctttgggcAGGGACCCTAGGAGGCTGCAAAATTATGAAACCTGCCAAAACGGAGTGAAGTTGCATTGATCAACCCACCCAACTAAAATGTGATCCAAATATATGCCCTAACCACACATATACAAAACATTAATTACGAGAAATATATTACGATAATCAAATACGAAATGCATTACTTATACAAAATATTCTCCATAGTTAGCATATTTCATATTTTTCAATGAGAGTTAACCATAGAATTAATATATTTCGTTATGTGTTTCTAGTTAAAATTctttaaataacttgtattcaaaAATAGTCCGAGGACTATTTATGCAATTCGTGTAAATTAGTCCACTCTGTAAGGAAAGTATCTTTCGTTTACATGTGTTTCGTTTCCCATTTGGTATCACACATTTCAAATTATCCCAATTTTTGTCAGACACACTATATCTCTTCCAATCATCAAGACTTTGATCATCTAATCCTGTAGTTTTGATTACCACAATTCATCTTTTTTCGGCTATCGGACCGACACACAGCCACCACTCCTCCGCCGCCGGTCCATAGTCATCACTTCGCCCACCCCACCACCAGTCCACCACCATCATCCCTCAACGACACCTTCAAAAACCCTTAAACGGTATATatagatccatctttcttttcagTTGTTTGTTATTCGTTGATGAATTGCCATAAGGGTTTATCTTGTCTCCGATTTTGACTGATTGAGACTATTCGGAGGGGTGatccgagaaattagggttagtCTTCGTATTGAATTGATTTGATTGTATTATACTTGACTAAGATGTTGAATAAATTCATGAAACGTGGGCAACGGAAGCCTTCGAAAACCGATACAGATGTTTATGATCAGCATACTCCTACCGGTAATCACAGTTCCGCCTCGACTACCGCCGCCGACGGTGATACACCTCCGCCGGCCACATCCGGAGCTCTTGAACCCCTCCCTATGTTTCGAGAAGTTCCGGTCTCCGAACGACAAAAACTGTTCCTCAAAAAGTGTCACGTTTGTCGCTTCCAGTTCGATTTTACAGATACCACGAAAATGGCGATCGAAAAGGAGATCAAGAGACTGAATCTCCTGGAGCTTGTGGACTACGTACAAACAGATTCCGGCAAGATCACTGAAAGCAACCAAGAGGAAATGATCAGAATGATTTCAGTAAACATCTTCCGATGTCTACCACCAGGACCTCACGAAATTACAGGATCCATTCCTCTCGATACCGAAGAAGACGAGCCTTATCTCGACCCTTCATGGCCACATCTCCAACTTGTCTACGAGCTTCTCTTAAGATACATCGTCTCAACAGACACAGACACCAAAGTCGCCAAACGATACATCGATCAAACATTTGTGTTGAAATTACTCGACATGTTCAACACAGAAGACCCTCGTGAACGTGAATATCTAAAAACCATCTTACACAGAATCTACGGTAAGTTCATGGTGCATCGACCCTTTATCAGAAGAGCAATCAACAACATTTTCTATCAATTCATTTATGAAACCGAAAGAAACAGTGGGATTGCAGAGTTGTTAGAGATTCTTGGGAGTATAATCAACGGATTCGCATTACCAATGAAGGAAGAACATAAATTGTTCCTTGTTCGTGCCCTAATTCCACTTCACAAACCTAAACAGATTGGTTTTTATCATCAACAGCTCTCATACTGCATCACTCAATTCATTGAAAAAGACAACAAATTATCAGACACTGTTATCATGGGTTTGCTTAAATATTGGCCTGTTACTAATTGTCAAAAAGAGGTTCTTTTTCTTGGAGAACTTGAAGAAGTATTGGAAGCAACACAGGGTCAAGAATTCAAACGTTGCATGGTTCCTCTATTCAGACGAATTTCAAAATGTCTTAATAGCCCTCATTTTCAGGTTCATtatcactatcattatcaaacaACCCTTAAATTTACTATCAATTTTTCATCTGAAATTGTTACAATTTTGTTTACAGGTGGCAGAAAGGGCTCTGTTTATGTGGAACAGTGatcatattgttggattaatcgCTCAAAATCGAACTGTGGTTTTACCGATTATATTTCAGGCATTAGATACGAACATTAGGGCTCATTGGAACCCTGCAGTCAACGGGTTGACTGTTAATGTGAGAAAAATGTTGATGGAAATGGATTTGGAGTTTTTTGAGGAGTATCAGAGGGAATTCGCAGAGAAACAAGCATTGGTCAAAGTGGAAGAAAGTCAACGTGAAGAAAAATGGCAAAAGTTACAAGAAACTGCTGATATGGATCAAATAGGGTGAGAGTTTGTTTCTACTCTTCTTGAGCCAATTGGATatgttgaaattttgtttttttcCGTTTTTGCCCCTGCATCTGGTGTAAAGATTGTAGAGATGGGGTTGGGATTTAGAAATGATTTATGGTGTTTCTTGTAATTTGTTGCTGTGAATTTATTTTTTTGGGTGAAGAGAAATGTGTAAAAATTTGTGTAGTGAAATTCTTACATTTATTTGGAGTGTATATATTTGGGTATATGATATATGATAAGTTTTTGGaaatatgttaaaaatataaaataggtTAAAATATTAGATCACCagtaaaattataattttatacgTGCAACGAAGGATTTGTTTTTGTTCAAAACACGATTGTTTAGCATATTTTTATTAGTAAGTAAACAATTGTAAACTTTGTGTTCAAAAtactattatgatttttttttttttttttgtaaaataatggTGTTTTATTAAAAACAACAGAATTTGTTACACATTTATGATATTAACACTATAAAATATAAAGGTAATTACTGTAAAAAATCTTGATGGATGTTGGATGACCTTTAATTTGTTTGACTTGCGTCTTTGTTAATTTTGCCTATTGTATCTTTTGTTGATCGAGTATCATAGAAATTGACCATTTTTTCATATAAGTTATTAATGTAAAATCGATTTGTGCATTTCCAAACAAAAGAGGTCTCGAATTAGTGAAAGATCTTTGGATTTATTTGATTATGTTTTTTCATAATCAAAAAGGATATTTACAAAATACATATCAAATGTGGATTGATTCGAGATTATATGGTTTAACGAAAGAAACACCAAAAGGGCCATACTTTTATGGCCAAATATCTTTGTGAATACTTTTAAAATGGTATTCAGATTATACATAAGGAAAACTGTTGGTGAACTTGAACTAACATATGGATTTTTGAACTGAAAGTGAAAAAAACGTTTTaagatttttatttgaaaaaacaTATCATTTGTGCAACAAAAATTGAACTAAATAATGAATAAAGAATCAATAGAGACATACGACCACTCATAGAAACAAAATACAAAATTCATTAAAATACAAGCATAATGATGATTGGtgtataaaaataatattaaattgcaAATAGGTTTCTAAAGGATTTAAAGTTGGTATACGTTCAAAATATAACTAAATTATTTAAACAAATTAAGAAACTTGgccgttttataaaaaaaaaaaaatcaatagttACGATTAATGAAACTTATAGAAGTCATGTCCCTGAAAATCATAGTTGTTTGATGAATTTCATCAATGGTACAGATTAAGTTCGGTTGATTGCTTATATAGTTTGGTTTTGTTTTGAATCCATCATTtggtataaaataaaaaaaaagacctTCTTTCTCTCAGACACATACATTTATGAACCTAGCCATTCCCTTGAAAACAAAATTTACTTAGACTCATCAATATTTCCTTACTTTAAATGGAATCCATGTGTTACACTATGCCAAAGTGGAGTTTCTATCCACTCATTAAACATTTAGAGTGATTCACTCGACACAAATATGTGCTTGCACCTTGAAATGGAGATGTATTGTATGGTTAGTCCATGTTGATACTAGAATAGCTTTTCCCCACACCTAAAAATAAACACAAAGAAGAGGTTATTAATCATCCTTAACCATTTAATATTTGTAGTATTCTATTAGATATGTAGATATCGCTGTTGTATTTATCCCATTATagtttttatgatatatttgcaTTCGTTAGTTAGTTATCCTATGTACTCTATTTATACCAGAATTGATATATTGATATATGAGATGATCAAGTAATTTCATGAAGGATGAACAACAATTTAAAAGCTTATTTTATTAGATGAATATTGTATTTGGTACTAATAAAGATATAATTCATCCATTACGATACATATAGATGTTTCTTACAAAGTAGCTAACAAGATTTATAATAATTGTAACATCTAATTTTGAAGAACTTCCATTGTTGATTCTTATATTGAGGTGTATTGtgttttggtccctaagttcaaGAAAGTATGCAAAAGGAGCCCTGGTGGCATTGTTGAAATATTGGGGCTTCGGAGTACACTAGGCATACTTGCTAaatgaggaaaccctaattttttagggtttggttggtATTTAAGCactcttatggcctcatttcaccCACCTTAGTTGCCTCCATCCCTCTCATACGTTTATGCAACCCTAGAACCACCTTGAAGTGCCTTTTCAAGCTTAGAAATATGTTTTTGGtgccttagaagaagaaggaaagaaaCCAAGCTCATCTGGAAGGAATTGAATACTTGGATCTGGGATTTTTACTTTACTTGCAACCATTATAAGGTGTTGGTTGGAGCTAAGATTCGGAGTCGGGACCTGATCATCAGCTATGgatcagatcgagatgtgagttttcttcactgtacttttgggtcgaaggcaccaaggccgacccattggattgttATCTTGGTTTATCGTATGTTTGTATCTTTAGTCATCTATTAGATATTTATCCTAGTATACAgtatgatgctatgcttagtgatctgtaagatctgcCTAATTGTCTGTTGATTGGTTATATGTTGGTTGGTTGAAACTGTACTGCTTTGTACTGCCAGTTAACAAAATCGGTAATGTTTATATCGATAGGTTGTTATGTTATGGTATGTGTTGGTTATTAGGTTGAGGTGGACCAGCTGAGACTAAAGGTCAAGAGACCCAGGACGTTCCGGATAGAATGCAGGCCCGAGGGGCGTACCAGACAGAAGGCCTAGAGAATGttctagataggctgaaggcccggtgaggcgttccagtcatgctgaaggttttgCGAGTGTTTCAGATTGTCTGTAGGCCCGATGAGGcattccagtcatgctgaaggctttgtGATCATTCCATATAGTCTGTAGGGCGATGCTGcgttccagtcaggctgaaggctctgtatgcatgttgttgtttgtatatgttatctgtttgtgtggtggtattttaggggaactcactaagcttcgtgcttacaatttttggtttatggtttcaggtacttcagtggacCGTAGCTAGGTGAAtacgtgaccgtacacatccttggtttgaATTGATTTGAtattgggagactctgatttttaataatgttttgaaaataatggttttgtaacACTTCTAGTAGTAAAAGGGTtgttttgtaataattttaaatttattgaatttttgggatgttacaataattgTGTTTCGCACTTCT of the Lactuca sativa cultivar Salinas chromosome 6, Lsat_Salinas_v11, whole genome shotgun sequence genome contains:
- the LOC111894081 gene encoding serine/threonine protein phosphatase 2A 57 kDa regulatory subunit B' beta isoform, yielding MLNKFMKRGQRKPSKTDTDVYDQHTPTGNHSSASTTAADGDTPPPATSGALEPLPMFREVPVSERQKLFLKKCHVCRFQFDFTDTTKMAIEKEIKRLNLLELVDYVQTDSGKITESNQEEMIRMISVNIFRCLPPGPHEITGSIPLDTEEDEPYLDPSWPHLQLVYELLLRYIVSTDTDTKVAKRYIDQTFVLKLLDMFNTEDPREREYLKTILHRIYGKFMVHRPFIRRAINNIFYQFIYETERNSGIAELLEILGSIINGFALPMKEEHKLFLVRALIPLHKPKQIGFYHQQLSYCITQFIEKDNKLSDTVIMGLLKYWPVTNCQKEVLFLGELEEVLEATQGQEFKRCMVPLFRRISKCLNSPHFQVAERALFMWNSDHIVGLIAQNRTVVLPIIFQALDTNIRAHWNPAVNGLTVNVRKMLMEMDLEFFEEYQREFAEKQALVKVEESQREEKWQKLQETADMDQIG